In one window of Rhodopseudomonas palustris HaA2 DNA:
- a CDS encoding succinate dehydrogenase assembly factor 2 — protein sequence MTGTTRSSGGLDDRRKRLLFRCWHRGTREMDLILGQFADAEIGTLTDAELDELERLIELNDHDLYNAVADADTLPAEFKGGLFDRIKTYGHQGGPA from the coding sequence ATGACCGGTACGACACGATCGAGCGGCGGGCTCGACGACCGCCGCAAGCGGCTCCTGTTCCGCTGCTGGCACCGCGGCACGCGCGAGATGGACCTGATTCTCGGCCAATTCGCCGATGCCGAGATCGGCACGCTGACCGACGCCGAGCTCGACGAGCTGGAGCGGCTGATCGAGCTCAACGACCACGACCTCTACAACGCAGTGGCCGATGCCGACACCCTGCCGGCCGAGTTCAAAGGCGGGCTGTTCGACCGGATCAAGACCTACGGCCATCAGGGCGGCCCGGCATGA
- the recG gene encoding ATP-dependent DNA helicase RecG, giving the protein MRPALLNPLFAPVTGLTGVGPKQDKLFRYLLDRDDTPRLADLLLHLPVSVIDRRSRPKIRDAQPGTVVTLEVTVDRHRPPPPGRSRAPYLVYASDETGDVILTFFRAKPEFVEKLLPVGAKRYVSGTGQLYDGTLQIVHPDRVVDEEGFAKLPKIDPVYPLTEGLAIGSLRRAVAQALTRLPALPEWISPEVLRRCSFPAFAEALQRVHIPHEPTDILPDGPFWSRLAYDELLAGQLALALVRAQLRRPAGTRNAGDGRLRHKIIDALPYALTASQQAAAAAIAEDLQQPVRMLRLLQGDVGSGKTVVALLAAAAVAEAGKQAALMAPTEILARQHIKTIAPLAERAGMQVAILTGREKGKERRDLLARLEAGEIDFLVGTHALIQDDVTYNSLALAVVDEQHRFGVRERLALTSKGDAVDVLVLSATPIPRTLVLTYFGDMDVSELREKPAGRQPIDTRALSDTRLPEVIDGIGRAIAAGKRVYWICPLVEESENVKLTDAEQRYESLRQRFGDQQVGLVHGRMKGADKDRVMAQFAGGEISVLVATTVVEVGVDVPEASIMVIENAERFGLAQLHQLRGRIGRGSEASTCLLLYKEPLGEMSAARLRVIRETADGFRIAEEDLKLRGEGDVLGTRQSGLPGYRIARSEVHGQLITQARDEALRILEDNPKLEGPSGEALRCLLYLYERDEAIPLLGAG; this is encoded by the coding sequence ATGCGTCCCGCTTTGCTCAATCCCCTGTTCGCCCCGGTCACCGGCCTCACCGGCGTCGGTCCGAAGCAGGACAAGCTGTTTCGCTATCTGCTGGATCGCGACGACACCCCGCGGCTGGCCGATCTGCTGTTGCATCTGCCGGTGAGCGTGATCGATCGCCGCTCGCGGCCCAAGATCCGCGACGCCCAGCCCGGCACCGTGGTGACGCTGGAAGTCACCGTCGACCGCCACCGCCCGCCACCACCCGGTCGCTCACGCGCGCCCTATCTGGTCTATGCCAGCGACGAGACCGGCGACGTCATCCTGACCTTCTTCCGCGCCAAGCCGGAGTTCGTCGAGAAGCTGCTGCCGGTCGGCGCCAAGCGCTACGTCTCCGGCACCGGCCAGCTGTATGACGGCACGCTGCAGATCGTGCATCCCGACCGCGTCGTCGACGAGGAAGGCTTCGCCAAGCTGCCGAAGATCGACCCGGTGTATCCGCTCACCGAGGGGCTGGCGATCGGCTCGCTACGCCGCGCGGTGGCGCAGGCGCTGACCAGACTGCCGGCGCTGCCGGAATGGATCAGTCCCGAGGTGCTGCGACGCTGCAGCTTTCCCGCCTTCGCCGAGGCACTGCAGCGCGTCCATATCCCGCATGAGCCGACCGACATCCTGCCCGACGGCCCGTTCTGGTCGCGCCTCGCCTATGACGAATTGCTCGCCGGACAATTGGCGCTGGCGCTGGTGCGGGCACAGCTCCGTCGCCCGGCCGGCACGCGCAATGCCGGCGACGGCCGGCTGCGCCACAAGATCATCGACGCGCTGCCTTATGCGCTGACGGCCTCGCAACAGGCCGCTGCCGCCGCGATCGCGGAGGATCTGCAGCAACCTGTGCGGATGCTGCGGCTGCTGCAGGGCGACGTCGGCTCCGGCAAGACCGTGGTGGCGCTGCTGGCCGCCGCCGCCGTCGCCGAGGCCGGCAAGCAGGCGGCGTTGATGGCGCCGACCGAAATTCTCGCGCGCCAGCACATCAAGACCATCGCGCCGCTGGCCGAACGCGCCGGCATGCAGGTCGCGATCCTCACCGGCCGCGAGAAGGGCAAGGAGCGTCGCGATCTGTTGGCGCGGCTCGAAGCCGGCGAGATCGACTTTCTGGTCGGCACCCACGCGCTGATCCAGGACGACGTGACCTACAACTCGCTGGCGCTGGCCGTGGTCGACGAGCAGCATCGCTTCGGCGTCCGCGAGCGGCTGGCACTGACCTCGAAGGGCGACGCCGTCGACGTGCTGGTGCTGAGCGCGACGCCGATCCCGCGCACGCTGGTGCTGACCTATTTCGGCGACATGGACGTCTCGGAGTTGCGCGAGAAGCCCGCCGGCCGCCAGCCGATCGACACCCGCGCTTTGTCCGATACCCGCCTGCCCGAAGTGATCGACGGCATCGGCCGCGCCATCGCCGCCGGCAAGCGCGTCTACTGGATCTGCCCGCTGGTCGAGGAATCCGAAAACGTCAAGCTGACTGACGCCGAGCAGCGCTACGAGTCGCTGCGGCAGCGCTTCGGCGATCAGCAGGTCGGTCTGGTGCACGGCCGGATGAAGGGCGCCGACAAAGACCGCGTGATGGCGCAGTTCGCCGGCGGCGAGATCAGCGTGCTGGTCGCCACCACCGTCGTGGAAGTCGGCGTCGACGTGCCCGAGGCCAGTATCATGGTGATCGAGAACGCCGAGCGCTTCGGCCTCGCGCAACTGCATCAATTGCGCGGTCGCATCGGTCGCGGCAGCGAGGCCTCGACCTGCCTGCTGCTGTACAAGGAGCCGCTCGGTGAGATGTCGGCGGCGCGGCTGCGGGTGATCCGCGAAACCGCCGATGGCTTCCGCATTGCCGAAGAAGATCTCAAGCTGCGCGGCGAAGGCGACGTGCTCGGCACCCGCCAGAGCGGCCTGCCCGGCTACCGCATCGCGCGCTCCGAGGTGCACGGCCAGTTGATCACCCAGGCCCGCGACGAAGCGCTGCGCATCCTCGAGGACAATCCCAAGCTCGAAGGCCCATCCGGCGAGGCGCTGCGCTGCCTGCTGTATCTCTACGAACGCGACGAGGCGATTCCGCTGCTCGGCGCGGGGTAG
- the glmS gene encoding glutamine--fructose-6-phosphate transaminase (isomerizing) encodes MCGIIGILGRGPVAEQLVDSLKRLEYRGYDSAGVATLEGTRLDRRRAEGKLRNLEACLKKDPLSGHSGIGHTRWATHGKPTVANAHPHVADGVAVVHNGIIENFRELRTELEAGGAKFTSETDTEVVAHLVNSYMRKGASPVDAVKAALPRLRGAFALAFLFEGHDDLMIGARKGSPLAIGYGDGEMYLGSDAIALAPLTDDISYLDDDDWVVLTRKGAEVHDAKGDIVQRGVMKSGASSFVVDKANYRHFMAKEIHEQPEVVGHTLAHYLDMSTERVALPTQLPFDFKDIQRISITACGTANYAGYIGKYWFERFARLPVEIDIASEFRYREAPLRKGDLAIFISQSGETADTLAALRYAKEQGLHTLSVVNVPTSTIARDSETVMPTLAGPEIGVASTKAFTCQLTVLAALAVAAGRARGELSEQDETKLVHGLIELPRLMAAALATEHQVERLARDIAKSQDVLYLGRGTSYPLALEGALKLKEISYIHAEGYAAGELKHGPIALIDEKMPVVVIAPYDRVFEKTVSNMQEVAARGGRIILLTDAKGAEEATVESLVTIVLPDMAAAFTPLVYAIPVQLLAYHTAVVMGTDVDQPRNLAKSVTVE; translated from the coding sequence ATGTGCGGCATCATCGGCATTCTGGGGCGCGGACCGGTTGCGGAGCAATTGGTCGATTCGCTGAAACGGCTCGAGTATCGCGGCTATGATTCCGCCGGCGTCGCGACGCTGGAAGGAACCCGTCTCGATCGTCGGCGCGCCGAGGGCAAGCTGAGAAACCTCGAAGCCTGCCTCAAGAAAGATCCCCTGAGCGGTCATTCCGGCATCGGCCATACCCGCTGGGCAACGCACGGCAAGCCGACCGTGGCGAACGCGCATCCGCATGTGGCCGACGGCGTCGCCGTGGTTCACAACGGCATCATCGAGAATTTTCGCGAGCTGCGCACCGAGCTCGAAGCCGGTGGCGCCAAATTCACCAGCGAGACCGACACCGAGGTGGTCGCGCATCTGGTGAACAGCTACATGCGCAAAGGTGCGTCGCCGGTGGATGCGGTCAAGGCGGCGCTGCCGCGGCTGCGCGGCGCGTTCGCGCTGGCGTTCCTGTTCGAGGGCCACGACGATCTGATGATCGGCGCGCGCAAGGGGTCGCCGCTGGCGATCGGCTACGGCGATGGCGAGATGTATCTCGGCTCGGATGCGATCGCGCTGGCGCCGCTCACCGACGACATCAGCTATCTCGACGACGACGACTGGGTGGTGTTGACCCGGAAGGGCGCGGAAGTTCACGACGCCAAGGGCGACATCGTGCAGCGCGGCGTCATGAAGTCGGGCGCGTCGTCCTTCGTCGTCGACAAGGCGAATTATCGCCATTTCATGGCCAAGGAAATCCACGAACAGCCGGAAGTCGTCGGCCATACGCTGGCGCACTATCTCGACATGTCGACCGAGCGGGTGGCGCTGCCGACGCAGCTGCCGTTCGACTTCAAGGATATCCAGCGGATCTCGATCACCGCCTGCGGCACCGCGAACTACGCCGGCTACATCGGCAAGTACTGGTTCGAGCGGTTTGCCCGGCTGCCGGTCGAGATCGATATCGCCTCGGAGTTCCGCTATCGCGAAGCGCCGCTGCGCAAGGGCGATCTGGCGATCTTCATTTCGCAGTCGGGCGAGACGGCCGACACGCTGGCGGCGCTGCGCTACGCGAAAGAGCAGGGGTTGCACACGCTGTCGGTCGTCAACGTGCCGACCTCGACCATCGCCCGCGACAGCGAGACGGTGATGCCGACGCTGGCCGGCCCCGAGATCGGCGTCGCCTCGACCAAGGCCTTCACCTGCCAGCTAACGGTGCTTGCTGCGCTGGCCGTGGCGGCGGGCCGGGCCCGCGGCGAATTGTCCGAGCAGGACGAAACGAAACTGGTCCACGGTCTGATCGAGTTGCCGCGGCTGATGGCGGCCGCACTCGCCACCGAGCATCAGGTCGAGCGGCTGGCGCGCGACATCGCCAAGTCGCAGGACGTGCTCTATCTCGGTCGCGGCACCAGCTATCCGCTGGCGCTCGAAGGCGCGCTGAAGCTCAAGGAAATCTCCTACATCCACGCCGAAGGCTACGCCGCCGGCGAACTCAAGCACGGCCCGATCGCGCTGATCGACGAGAAGATGCCGGTGGTGGTGATTGCGCCCTATGATCGCGTGTTCGAAAAGACCGTGTCGAACATGCAGGAGGTCGCGGCCCGCGGCGGCCGGATTATCCTGCTTACCGACGCCAAGGGGGCCGAGGAGGCGACGGTGGAGTCGCTGGTGACCATCGTGCTGCCGGACATGGCTGCGGCGTTCACGCCGTTGGTGTATGCGATCCCGGTGCAACTGCTCGCCTACCATACGGCCGTCGTGATGGGCACGGACGTCGACCAGCCGCGCAATCTGGCGAAGTCGGTGACCGTCGAATAG
- a CDS encoding DUF502 domain-containing protein, with protein MNDQPSPDLGETVPDPPRGFMGRVRNYFLTGLVVAGPVAITFYLTWWFVNWVDGFVRPLVPPDYRPETYLPFAIPGSGLVVAFVALTLLGFLTANLIGRTLVDLGERLLGRMPVVRAIYRGLKQVFETLFAGNGSSLRKVGLVEFPSPGMWSIVLISLPPNKEVASRIPSPDEHIAVFLPCAPNPTTGFFFYVPKSKVISVDMSAEEAATLIMSAGVVQPGSDPQKKIAALAATALAAKKASGEPESAFARRRIKAPDKVE; from the coding sequence ATGAACGATCAACCAAGCCCGGATCTCGGTGAGACCGTCCCGGACCCGCCGCGCGGGTTCATGGGGCGCGTCCGAAATTATTTCCTGACCGGTCTGGTCGTCGCGGGCCCGGTCGCGATCACGTTCTATCTGACCTGGTGGTTCGTGAATTGGGTCGACGGCTTCGTCCGTCCGCTGGTGCCGCCGGACTACCGCCCCGAGACCTATCTGCCGTTCGCAATTCCGGGCTCAGGGCTGGTCGTCGCCTTCGTCGCGCTGACGCTGCTCGGCTTCCTCACCGCGAATCTGATCGGGCGAACCCTGGTCGATCTCGGCGAGCGGCTGCTCGGCCGGATGCCGGTGGTGCGCGCGATCTATCGCGGCCTGAAGCAGGTGTTCGAAACGCTGTTCGCTGGCAACGGCTCGAGCCTGCGCAAGGTCGGCCTCGTCGAATTTCCATCGCCGGGGATGTGGTCGATCGTGCTGATCTCGCTGCCGCCCAACAAAGAGGTCGCCTCGCGGATTCCCAGCCCGGACGAGCACATTGCGGTGTTTCTGCCATGCGCCCCGAACCCGACCACGGGCTTCTTCTTCTACGTGCCGAAGAGCAAGGTCATCAGTGTCGATATGAGCGCCGAAGAGGCCGCCACGCTGATCATGTCCGCCGGCGTGGTGCAGCCCGGTTCCGATCCGCAGAAGAAGATCGCGGCGCTGGCCGCCACTGCGCTCGCCGCGAAGAAGGCCTCCGGCGAGCCGGAATCGGCCTTCGCCCGACGCAGGATCAAGGCGCCGGACAAGGTCGAGTAG